One part of the Paracoccus sp. MBLB3053 genome encodes these proteins:
- the trmD gene encoding tRNA (guanosine(37)-N1)-methyltransferase TrmD, with translation MSTEGMKSHGRLSIKASLQPRDLMAEPQVRGAWTAQIVTLFPEAFPGILGLSLTGRALSEGLWNLRTTDLRPFGIGKHRNVDDTPAGGGAGMVIRADVMDAALREAGGDLPVIYLSPRGKPFTQARARELANGPGMTLICGRFEGVDQRVLDAHDVEEVSIGDYVLTGGELAAQVLIDATVRLIPRVLGNQDSLAEESFSDGLLEHPQYTKPAQWEGRAIPEVLLSGNHAAIANWRSDMAERLTKERRPDLWRAYEQARMDPAKDRQLSGASDQSRAYREQTEDQKR, from the coding sequence ATGAGCACCGAGGGCATGAAATCCCACGGCCGGCTGTCGATCAAGGCGAGCCTGCAGCCGCGCGACCTGATGGCCGAGCCGCAGGTGCGCGGCGCCTGGACGGCGCAGATCGTCACGCTTTTCCCCGAGGCATTTCCCGGCATTCTCGGTCTGTCGCTGACCGGCCGCGCCCTGAGCGAGGGGCTATGGAATCTGCGCACGACGGATCTGCGGCCCTTCGGCATCGGCAAGCACCGGAATGTGGACGACACGCCCGCCGGTGGTGGCGCTGGCATGGTGATCCGCGCCGACGTCATGGACGCGGCCCTGCGCGAGGCGGGCGGCGACCTGCCGGTGATCTACCTTTCACCGCGCGGCAAGCCGTTCACGCAGGCGCGCGCCCGCGAATTGGCGAACGGGCCGGGCATGACGCTGATCTGTGGCCGCTTCGAGGGCGTCGACCAGCGCGTGCTGGATGCGCATGATGTCGAAGAGGTCAGTATCGGGGATTACGTCCTGACCGGCGGAGAACTTGCAGCTCAGGTCTTGATCGATGCAACGGTTCGCCTTATACCGCGCGTGCTGGGGAATCAGGACTCTCTGGCCGAGGAATCCTTTTCCGACGGCCTTCTTGAACATCCTCAGTACACGAAGCCCGCCCAGTGGGAAGGCCGCGCGATCCCGGAAGTTCTTCTGTCGGGTAATCACGCGGCTATTGCCAATTGGCGGAGCGACATGGCCGAAAGGCTGACGAAGGAACGCCGCCCCGACCTGTGGCGGGCATATGAGCAAGCTCGTATGGACCCGGCAAAGGACCGACAGCTCTCGGGCGCATCAGACCAATCACGGGCTTACCGTGAGCAAACAGAGGATCAAAAGCGATGA
- the rimM gene encoding ribosome maturation factor RimM (Essential for efficient processing of 16S rRNA) — MTERICVGAIAGAFGVRGEVRLKSFTSEPNDIAAYGPLWSEDGKRLFTVRLTRPVTGGLGARLSGVETREDAEALKGATLWADRDKLPALPDDEFYHSDLIGLSVFDAGGVLIGTVRAIYDHGAGDILEIFGPGRKQALLLPFTRAFVPTVDIAAGRIVADPPEESEE, encoded by the coding sequence ATGACCGAACGGATCTGCGTCGGCGCGATCGCGGGCGCCTTTGGTGTCCGGGGCGAGGTGAGGCTGAAAAGCTTCACCTCGGAGCCCAATGATATCGCCGCCTATGGTCCGCTCTGGTCCGAGGATGGCAAACGCTTGTTCACCGTCCGCCTGACGCGGCCAGTGACGGGCGGACTTGGCGCCCGGCTTTCGGGCGTCGAGACGCGCGAGGATGCCGAGGCGCTGAAAGGCGCGACGCTCTGGGCTGATCGCGATAAGCTTCCGGCGCTGCCGGATGACGAATTCTATCATTCTGATCTGATCGGCCTGTCGGTCTTTGACGCGGGCGGCGTGCTGATCGGAACGGTCCGCGCGATCTACGACCACGGCGCGGGCGATATCCTTGAAATCTTTGGGCCGGGCCGCAAGCAGGCCCTGCTCTTGCCCTTTACCCGGGCCTTCGTTCCAACGGTCGATATCGCTGCGGGACGCATTGTCGCGGACCCGCCCGAGGAATCCGAGGAATGA
- a CDS encoding chorismate mutase has protein sequence MTDPTARAATLLKEHRASIDRLDAILVYTLAERFKHTQSVGRLKAEHELPPSDPAREACQIERLERLAREADLDPEFARKFLNFVISEVIRHHEQFQK, from the coding sequence ATGACTGACCCGACCGCCCGCGCCGCGACACTGTTGAAGGAACATCGTGCCAGCATCGACCGGCTGGACGCGATCCTTGTCTACACGCTGGCCGAACGGTTCAAGCACACCCAATCCGTCGGCCGCCTCAAGGCCGAACACGAACTTCCTCCGTCCGATCCCGCCCGCGAGGCGTGCCAGATCGAGCGGTTGGAACGCCTCGCGCGCGAGGCCGATCTAGACCCGGAATTCGCGCGCAAATTCCTGAACTTCGTGATCTCGGAAGTCATCCGGCACCACGAGCAATTCCAGAAGTAA
- a CDS encoding GNAT family N-acetyltransferase, protein MTHGIETLRADVPVIETDRLILRAPRFEDLEAITAFGLSDRSRHVGGPMTDWQSWHSLIGMIGHWVIRGFGWWMIEDKATGQTAGRTGIGHHIDWPEPELGWHLYEGFEGRGIAYEAALAAREYADGTLGLGPLISLIAPDNLRSRRLAERLGASVESETVIRGATCIVYRHPMGTA, encoded by the coding sequence ATGACCCACGGGATCGAAACCCTGCGCGCGGATGTTCCGGTGATCGAAACCGATCGCCTGATCCTGCGCGCGCCGCGGTTCGAGGATCTCGAAGCGATCACCGCCTTCGGCCTTTCGGACCGCTCGCGCCATGTCGGCGGGCCGATGACCGACTGGCAAAGCTGGCATTCGCTGATCGGCATGATCGGTCACTGGGTCATTCGCGGCTTCGGCTGGTGGATGATCGAGGACAAGGCCACCGGCCAGACGGCCGGGCGCACCGGGATCGGCCATCACATCGACTGGCCCGAGCCGGAACTCGGCTGGCATCTCTACGAGGGGTTCGAGGGCAGGGGCATCGCCTATGAGGCGGCGCTCGCCGCGCGTGAATATGCCGATGGGACGCTGGGGCTTGGCCCACTGATCTCGCTGATCGCGCCCGACAACCTGCGCTCGCGCCGCCTGGCCGAGCGTCTGGGGGCGTCGGTGGAATCCGAAACCGTGATCCGCGGCGCGACTTGCATCGTCTACCGCCATCCGATGGGGACGGCGTGA
- the ffh gene encoding signal recognition particle protein, producing the protein MFENLSDRLGGVFDRLTKQGALSEDDVTAAMREVRVALLEADVSLPVARSFVKSVTTKATGAAVTKSVTPGQQVVKIVHDELIKVLQGEDAPDALRIDNPPAPILMVGLQGSGKTTTTAKLAKRLKDREKKRVLMASLDTNRPAAMEQLAILGQQVGVDTLPIVPGENAVQIARRAKQQATLGGYDVYMLDTAGRLHIDEVLMDEVQAVRDVAAPRETLLVVDGLTGQDAVNVATEFDGKVGISGVVLTRMDGDGRGGAALSMRAVTGKPIRFVGLGEKMDAIEVFDAHRVAGRILGMGDIVALVEKAQEVLEVEQAERMMKRFQKGLFNMNDLKNQLEQMQKMGGMQSIMGMMPGMQKMAKQAEAAGFDDKAIRRQVALINSMTKKERANPDLLQASRKKRIAAGAGMDVADLNRLLKMQKQMADTMKKLGKMGKGGMLKQAMRAMGGKAGGLPDMANVDPEKMAEATKMLQDPKGLGGQLGGMNLPGGLSGLFGKK; encoded by the coding sequence ATGTTTGAAAACCTGTCCGACCGCCTAGGCGGTGTATTCGACCGGCTGACCAAGCAGGGCGCCCTCTCCGAGGATGACGTCACCGCCGCCATGCGCGAAGTCCGCGTCGCCCTGCTCGAGGCCGATGTCTCGCTGCCGGTGGCGCGCAGCTTCGTGAAATCCGTGACCACCAAGGCGACCGGCGCGGCCGTCACCAAATCGGTCACGCCCGGCCAGCAGGTCGTCAAGATCGTCCATGACGAGCTGATCAAGGTTCTTCAGGGCGAAGATGCGCCCGACGCGCTTCGGATCGACAACCCGCCTGCGCCGATCCTGATGGTCGGCCTGCAGGGTTCGGGCAAGACGACCACCACGGCGAAACTGGCAAAGCGCCTCAAGGACCGCGAGAAGAAGCGCGTCCTGATGGCTTCGCTCGACACCAACCGCCCGGCTGCGATGGAACAGCTTGCGATCCTCGGCCAGCAGGTCGGCGTCGATACCCTGCCGATCGTGCCGGGCGAGAATGCCGTGCAGATCGCCCGGCGCGCCAAGCAGCAGGCCACGCTGGGCGGCTATGACGTCTACATGCTCGATACCGCAGGCCGTCTTCATATCGACGAAGTGCTGATGGACGAAGTCCAGGCGGTTCGTGACGTGGCAGCCCCGCGCGAAACGCTTCTGGTCGTCGACGGCCTGACCGGTCAGGACGCGGTGAACGTCGCGACCGAATTCGACGGCAAGGTCGGCATTTCGGGCGTCGTGCTGACCCGGATGGACGGTGACGGGCGCGGCGGCGCGGCGCTGTCGATGCGTGCCGTGACCGGCAAGCCGATCCGCTTCGTCGGCCTTGGCGAAAAGATGGACGCGATCGAGGTCTTCGACGCGCATCGCGTCGCGGGCCGCATCCTCGGCATGGGCGATATCGTCGCTCTGGTCGAGAAGGCGCAGGAAGTGCTCGAGGTCGAACAGGCCGAGCGCATGATGAAGCGCTTCCAGAAGGGTCTGTTCAACATGAACGACCTGAAGAACCAGCTTGAGCAGATGCAGAAGATGGGCGGGATGCAGTCCATCATGGGCATGATGCCGGGCATGCAGAAAATGGCCAAGCAGGCCGAGGCTGCCGGGTTCGACGACAAGGCGATCCGCCGTCAGGTCGCGCTGATCAATTCGATGACCAAGAAGGAACGCGCCAATCCCGATCTCTTGCAGGCCAGCCGCAAGAAGCGGATCGCGGCGGGCGCCGGGATGGATGTCGCCGATCTGAACCGTCTGCTGAAAATGCAGAAGCAGATGGCCGACACGATGAAGAAGCTCGGCAAGATGGGCAAGGGCGGCATGCTCAAGCAGGCCATGCGCGCCATGGGCGGCAAGGCCGGCGGTCTTCCCGACATGGCCAATGTCGATCCCGAGAAGATGGCCGAGGCGACCAAGATGCTGCAAGACCCCAAGGGTCTGGGCGGCCAGTTGGGCGGGATGAACCTGCCCGGCGGTCTTTCGGGTCTTTTCGGCAAGAAGTGA
- a CDS encoding efflux RND transporter permease subunit, whose amino-acid sequence MNFATWSIRRPVPPIAVFLVLLLVGLYSFSRLAVTAMPNIDLPLVSVTVQQPGAAPSELTRQVIQPIEDSIASITGVRHISSTATDSSAVLTIEFELETDTDRAVNDVKDAVANVRADLPESIIEPLIRRIDVSGMAILTYAVTDPTKSMEELSKFVDDVVARELTTVKGVASISRIGGADRQINVELDPDRIQAFGLTAAEVSDQLRSKNIDIGGGRGDLAGMEYSIRALGSAADVARLAATPIVIAQGRTIRLDQLGTVTDGPSDERKFALLDGKPVVAFGVFRASGESDLEAGDGTKARIAQIAERNPGVSIDLIDDATTHTSASYHRAMDTLYEGAALAVVVVFLFLRNWRATLVAAVALPLSIIPTFFVMYMLGFTLNGISLLAITLVTGILVDDAIVEIENIVRHINMGVPAYQASMEAANEIGLTVIAISFSIVAVFAPVSFMGGIPGQYFKQFGLTVAVSVLFSLLVARLITPMLAAYFMRDNQHFSEGRDGPLLRLLMAILAWTLRHRALTLLMGMGVFAGSIYSATLLPTEFVPAQDVGRSQISIELPPGSTISDTESVARRVSERIADEPEVRTVFVNGGDGLVTDARVLVNYGSKSERERSSFEIEEALREDLAQIPDIRLNFLSESGTSDFEISVLGDTEESAAEAAERLMAAMKSLPTMEGVTSSAALRRPEIQIEPRHEEAAQMGVTTSALAATLRIATLGDTDSNLAKFNTGEEQIPIMVRLNEQARHDLMTVRNLRVPGRAGQVPLEAVADVTLSAGATEISRYDRRYRTTVSANLAQGALLGPVNQQVSELQGTVDLPPGTQIQPAGDAEIMAEVFQAFAVAMVSGVMLTYVVLVLLFHNFMTPVSILMSLPLAIGGAILALFLTGNSISMAVVIGFLMLMGIVTKNAIMLVEFALTSIDRGVAKRDAILDAVHKRARPIVMTTIAMTAGMVPSALGTGEGAEFSSPMAIAVIGGLLLSTLLSLLFVPSLFSMVHGAQVRGAGWLGRRIGLNKPPAEPAQTGH is encoded by the coding sequence ATGAACTTCGCGACCTGGTCCATCCGCCGGCCAGTGCCGCCGATCGCGGTCTTTCTGGTGCTGCTGCTTGTTGGGCTTTACAGCTTTAGCCGTCTTGCCGTGACGGCGATGCCCAATATTGACCTGCCACTGGTAAGCGTGACGGTCCAGCAGCCGGGGGCCGCCCCGTCCGAACTGACCCGGCAGGTGATCCAGCCCATCGAGGACTCAATCGCTTCGATCACCGGCGTGCGCCATATCAGCTCGACCGCGACGGACAGTTCGGCAGTTCTGACGATCGAATTCGAGCTTGAGACCGATACAGACCGCGCGGTGAACGACGTCAAGGATGCGGTTGCCAATGTCCGCGCCGATCTGCCGGAATCGATTATCGAACCCTTGATCCGGCGCATCGATGTTAGCGGCATGGCGATCCTGACCTATGCGGTGACCGATCCGACGAAGTCGATGGAGGAGCTTTCGAAGTTCGTCGATGACGTCGTGGCGCGAGAACTGACGACAGTGAAGGGCGTCGCGAGCATCTCGAGGATCGGTGGCGCAGATCGCCAGATCAATGTCGAGTTGGACCCGGACCGGATTCAAGCCTTCGGGCTGACGGCGGCCGAGGTCTCAGACCAGCTGCGCAGCAAGAACATCGATATCGGCGGGGGGCGAGGTGACTTGGCGGGGATGGAATACTCGATCCGGGCACTGGGTTCAGCTGCTGATGTTGCCCGTCTGGCCGCCACCCCCATCGTGATTGCACAAGGGCGGACCATCCGGCTGGACCAGCTTGGCACGGTCACCGACGGACCCAGCGACGAACGCAAGTTCGCTCTGCTTGACGGAAAACCGGTCGTCGCATTCGGTGTCTTTCGGGCCAGCGGCGAATCCGATCTGGAAGCAGGCGATGGAACGAAGGCGCGCATTGCCCAGATCGCCGAGCGCAACCCCGGCGTCAGCATCGACCTGATCGACGATGCGACGACGCACACATCGGCAAGCTATCACAGGGCCATGGACACGCTTTATGAAGGGGCGGCGCTTGCAGTGGTCGTGGTGTTCCTGTTCTTGCGGAACTGGCGTGCGACCCTGGTGGCGGCAGTAGCCCTGCCTTTGTCGATCATTCCGACTTTCTTCGTAATGTATATGCTGGGCTTCACGCTCAACGGGATCAGCTTGCTTGCGATCACCCTGGTCACGGGGATCCTGGTTGATGACGCGATTGTCGAAATCGAGAACATCGTCCGCCATATAAACATGGGCGTGCCCGCCTATCAGGCCAGCATGGAGGCCGCGAACGAGATCGGTTTGACCGTGATCGCGATCAGCTTCTCGATCGTTGCTGTATTCGCTCCGGTCAGCTTCATGGGAGGAATCCCGGGGCAGTACTTCAAGCAATTCGGCCTGACCGTCGCCGTTTCTGTCCTGTTCTCGCTGTTGGTCGCAAGGCTGATCACCCCTATGCTTGCCGCCTATTTCATGCGCGACAACCAACATTTCTCCGAGGGCCGGGACGGGCCGCTGCTGCGATTGCTGATGGCGATCCTGGCCTGGACGCTGCGACATCGCGCGCTCACGCTGTTGATGGGGATGGGGGTGTTTGCCGGCTCGATCTATTCGGCGACGCTGCTTCCGACCGAATTCGTGCCCGCGCAGGATGTCGGCCGCAGCCAGATCTCGATCGAGTTGCCGCCGGGTTCCACGATTTCCGATACGGAAAGCGTGGCTCGCCGCGTTTCGGAAAGGATCGCGGATGAGCCGGAGGTTCGTACCGTATTTGTAAATGGCGGTGACGGGCTGGTGACGGATGCGCGTGTCCTGGTCAATTACGGCTCGAAATCCGAACGCGAGAGGTCAAGCTTCGAAATCGAGGAGGCATTGCGCGAGGATCTTGCGCAGATCCCCGATATCAGGCTGAACTTCCTGAGTGAAAGCGGCACCAGCGATTTCGAGATATCGGTCCTGGGCGACACCGAGGAAAGCGCCGCCGAGGCCGCCGAGCGTCTGATGGCGGCGATGAAATCGCTGCCAACCATGGAGGGGGTGACTTCCTCGGCTGCCTTGCGCCGCCCCGAGATCCAGATTGAGCCGCGGCACGAGGAAGCCGCGCAGATGGGGGTGACGACCAGTGCGCTTGCCGCGACCCTGCGGATCGCGACCCTTGGCGACACGGATTCCAACCTTGCGAAGTTCAATACAGGCGAAGAGCAGATCCCGATCATGGTGCGCCTGAACGAGCAGGCACGTCACGATCTGATGACGGTTCGCAACTTGCGTGTTCCTGGCAGGGCCGGGCAGGTGCCGCTTGAGGCGGTGGCCGATGTCACGCTTTCGGCGGGTGCAACCGAGATCAGCCGTTATGACAGGCGCTACAGGACAACGGTTTCCGCCAACCTCGCGCAGGGGGCGTTGCTGGGGCCGGTGAACCAGCAGGTCAGCGAACTTCAGGGGACGGTCGACCTGCCGCCGGGTACCCAGATCCAGCCTGCCGGTGATGCCGAGATCATGGCCGAAGTCTTCCAGGCCTTCGCCGTCGCGATGGTCTCGGGGGTGATGCTGACCTATGTCGTTCTGGTCCTGCTTTTCCACAACTTCATGACGCCTGTCTCGATCCTGATGTCATTGCCGCTGGCCATCGGCGGAGCAATCCTCGCGCTGTTCCTGACCGGGAATTCGATCAGCATGGCCGTGGTGATCGGTTTCCTGATGCTGATGGGGATCGTCACCAAGAACGCGATCATGCTGGTCGAGTTTGCATTGACCTCAATCGACCGAGGCGTCGCCAAGCGAGATGCCATCCTGGACGCCGTGCACAAGCGCGCCCGTCCGATCGTGATGACAACCATCGCCATGACGGCGGGCATGGTGCCTTCGGCCCTGGGAACCGGTGAAGGGGCAGAGTTCAGCTCGCCCATGGCAATTGCAGTGATTGGCGGGCTGTTGCTGTCGACGCTGCTTTCCCTGCTGTTCGTGCCGTCGCTGTTCTCGATGGTTCATGGGGCTCAGGTCAGGGGTGCGGGCTGGCTTGGTCGTCGGATCGGACTGAACAAACCGCCCGCCGAACCCGCTCAAACCGGACATTGA
- a CDS encoding efflux RND transporter periplasmic adaptor subunit, translating into MNLAGRHLAAAMIGLGMGFAFPVAQAEEAGAATVTRDLAVVTTVKADLTPVVARVPVTGSLVARDPVQVHANIAGYQIREIQAEIGDSVRAGDVLLKLDEDALSVQLAQAEAEYRRAEAAVKQAESQITSAEAMLTQAASALERTRSLRRSGSAAQAALDDAIATEASARASAASATDGLRVAQAQLAQAEAARRIAELNLGYSRVVAPVDGIIVGRNAEIGAMSSAGGEPLFSMVARGEIELAADIIETALVQIRPGDSAELSAAGLGGISGEVRLVPASVDPETRLGEARISIDADPRLKIGLFASGWIVTDRREALTVPAMAVLSEAEGDRVQVVKDGRVETRPVVAGLVWNGRREILEGLSAGEEVVARAGAFFRTGDEVRAVLQPETRPEQAVSP; encoded by the coding sequence ATGAATCTTGCCGGCAGGCATCTTGCCGCCGCGATGATCGGACTTGGCATGGGGTTTGCCTTCCCCGTGGCGCAGGCCGAGGAAGCGGGCGCCGCGACGGTGACAAGGGATCTCGCGGTGGTGACAACCGTGAAGGCCGACCTGACACCCGTCGTGGCGCGGGTTCCGGTCACAGGGTCCCTGGTCGCACGCGATCCGGTCCAGGTCCATGCCAACATCGCGGGCTACCAGATTCGCGAAATCCAGGCCGAAATCGGCGATAGTGTCCGTGCTGGTGATGTCCTGCTTAAGCTTGATGAGGATGCCTTATCGGTTCAGCTGGCGCAGGCCGAAGCCGAATATCGGCGCGCCGAAGCTGCCGTGAAGCAAGCTGAAAGCCAGATCACCAGCGCGGAGGCCATGCTGACCCAGGCCGCCAGCGCGCTTGAGCGGACCCGAAGCTTGCGGCGAAGCGGAAGCGCTGCACAGGCGGCGCTGGACGATGCCATCGCAACCGAAGCCTCGGCCCGTGCTTCGGCTGCCTCGGCCACGGATGGTCTGCGCGTCGCTCAGGCCCAGCTTGCGCAGGCCGAGGCCGCGCGACGGATCGCCGAGTTGAACCTCGGCTATTCTCGCGTTGTCGCCCCAGTTGACGGCATCATCGTCGGCCGCAATGCAGAAATAGGCGCGATGAGCAGTGCTGGGGGTGAGCCGCTTTTTTCCATGGTTGCCCGAGGCGAGATCGAACTGGCAGCTGATATCATCGAAACCGCATTGGTGCAGATCCGGCCCGGAGATTCGGCAGAGCTTTCTGCGGCCGGGCTTGGCGGTATTTCGGGCGAGGTTCGGCTTGTTCCGGCTTCGGTCGACCCAGAGACGCGCTTGGGCGAGGCCCGGATTTCGATAGATGCGGATCCGCGGCTGAAGATCGGGCTTTTCGCCAGCGGTTGGATCGTGACCGATCGGCGCGAGGCGCTGACCGTTCCAGCCATGGCAGTGCTTTCGGAAGCGGAAGGTGACCGGGTTCAGGTGGTCAAGGACGGTCGGGTCGAGACCCGACCGGTCGTCGCCGGTCTTGTCTGGAATGGGCGGCGGGAAATTCTTGAAGGGCTGAGTGCCGGTGAAGAGGTGGTCGCAAGGGCGGGCGCGTTCTTCCGGACGGGCGACGAGGTGCGCGCCGTGCTGCAACCAGAGACCCGGCCCGAGCAAGCGGTTTCGCCATGA
- a CDS encoding division plane positioning ATPase MipZ, which translates to MAHIIVVGNEKGGSGKSTTSMHVATALARMGHRVGALDLDVRQRSFGRYLENRIYFTQSEGLELPTPLLGHLEAEQDGIDPLSRAIELLEPDCDFILLDCPGSHTRLSQMAHTLADTLITPMNDSFIDFDLLARLSPDGRILGPSIYAEMVWSARQLRGQAGAGPIDWLVLRNRLGTQQMHNKRKVGGALASLSKRIGFRVAPGFSERVIFRELFPRGLTLLDLKDIGTEQLSMSNIAARQELRDLFTELRLPGVSVSF; encoded by the coding sequence GTGGCGCATATCATTGTCGTCGGAAACGAAAAGGGTGGTTCGGGCAAATCGACCACCTCGATGCATGTGGCGACGGCATTGGCGCGGATGGGGCATCGGGTCGGAGCGCTTGATCTGGACGTTCGGCAGCGCAGTTTCGGCCGATACCTGGAAAACCGGATCTATTTCACCCAGAGCGAAGGATTGGAACTGCCAACTCCCCTGCTGGGGCATCTCGAGGCCGAACAGGACGGGATAGATCCCTTGTCCCGCGCCATAGAACTGCTCGAGCCGGATTGCGATTTCATTCTGCTCGACTGTCCGGGTTCACATACTCGACTGAGCCAGATGGCCCATACGCTTGCCGATACGCTGATCACGCCGATGAATGACAGTTTCATCGATTTCGACCTTCTTGCGCGGCTTTCCCCCGATGGGCGAATCCTGGGGCCCTCGATCTATGCCGAGATGGTGTGGTCGGCGCGCCAGTTGCGGGGGCAGGCCGGTGCAGGACCGATCGATTGGCTGGTCCTGCGCAATCGTCTTGGCACCCAGCAGATGCACAACAAGCGCAAGGTCGGCGGCGCACTCGCAAGCCTGTCCAAGCGTATCGGTTTTCGTGTCGCGCCGGGATTTTCCGAGCGGGTCATCTTTCGCGAGCTTTTCCCGCGCGGGCTGACGCTGCTCGACCTCAAGGACATCGGCACCGAACAGCTCAGCATGTCCAATATTGCCGCCCGGCAGGAGCTGCGGGATCTCTTCACGGAATTGCGCCTTCCCGGCGTCTCGGTTTCATTCTAG
- the rpsP gene encoding 30S ribosomal protein S16, translating into MAMKIRLARGGSKKRPHYAIVATDSRMPRDGRFLEKLGTYNPLLAKDSEDRIKMDIERVQYWLGQGAQPTDRVARFLEAAGVTPKTERKNLKKGEPGKAAKERAEKKAARTAATEEAASE; encoded by the coding sequence ATGGCTATGAAAATCCGTCTGGCCCGTGGTGGCTCGAAGAAACGTCCGCATTACGCAATCGTCGCGACCGATTCGCGCATGCCGCGCGATGGCCGCTTCCTCGAGAAGCTGGGCACCTACAACCCGCTCTTGGCGAAAGATTCGGAAGACCGGATCAAGATGGACATCGAGCGCGTCCAGTACTGGCTCGGCCAGGGCGCCCAGCCGACCGACCGCGTTGCCCGCTTCCTGGAAGCCGCTGGCGTGACCCCGAAGACCGAGCGCAAGAACCTGAAAAAAGGTGAGCCGGGCAAGGCCGCGAAAGAGCGCGCCGAGAAAAAAGCCGCTCGCACCGCCGCCACCGAAGAAGCCGCTTCGGAATAA
- the rplS gene encoding 50S ribosomal protein L19, whose product MNLIAQLEAEQIAALGKEIPDFKAGDTVRVGYKVTEGTRTRVQNYEGVVISRKGGGIGASFTVRKISFGEGVERVFPLYSTNIDWISVVRRGRVRRAKLYYLRDRRGKSARIAEVTNYKPKADAKA is encoded by the coding sequence ATGAACCTGATCGCCCAACTTGAAGCCGAGCAGATCGCTGCGCTCGGTAAAGAAATTCCGGATTTCAAGGCCGGTGACACCGTCCGCGTCGGTTACAAAGTGACCGAAGGCACCCGTACCCGCGTTCAGAACTACGAAGGCGTGGTTATCTCGCGCAAGGGCGGCGGCATCGGCGCGTCCTTCACCGTGCGCAAGATCTCGTTCGGCGAAGGCGTCGAGCGCGTCTTCCCGCTCTATTCGACCAACATCGACTGGATCAGCGTCGTGCGTCGTGGCCGCGTTCGTCGCGCCAAGCTGTACTACCTGCGTGATCGTCGCGGTAAATCGGCCCGTATCGCCGAGGTCACCAACTACAAGCCCAAAGCCGACGCCAAGGCCTGA
- the rpmE gene encoding 50S ribosomal protein L31 gives MKAEIHPDYHLIEVKMTDGTTYAVRSTWGKEGDVMSLDIDPTSHPAWTGGSAKLMDTGGRVSKFKNKYAGLGF, from the coding sequence ATGAAAGCAGAAATCCACCCCGATTACCACCTGATCGAAGTCAAGATGACCGACGGCACCACCTATGCCGTGCGTTCGACTTGGGGCAAGGAAGGCGACGTGATGTCGCTGGACATCGATCCGACCTCGCACCCCGCCTGGACCGGCGGCTCGGCCAAGCTGATGGATACCGGCGGCCGCGTGTCGAAGTTCAAGAACAAATACGCCGGCCTGGGCTTCTAA